In Bacillota bacterium, the following proteins share a genomic window:
- a CDS encoding ROK family transcriptional regulator: protein MKDKGSLNLIREINTSIILDILKEKAPLSKYDISKLTGLSAPTVSNIVNDLVKVGFVKETGVGESIGGRPPLLLDLNLEGGFIIGVDIGSDNIKAIVVDFLGNIIAKSEIQVNPDDSEFIVLDKITLAISTIIEKSKKDRSLFLGMGMGVAGEVDSLNGIIKHASRLKWHNVPLKSIIENSFRIPAYIDENVKLLTFAEQWYGAGKGYNNIVCIRVGDDIGAGIIIDGKLFNGSSGKAGVNIGHLIVKADGPKCECGNSGCLQSLVSSNAIILHARNLIKTYKNSSRERINSTMSNKTANISLLENYMNNQDKLSVEIIAKLAREGDKISIQIMNETSKYLAIAISNIVNCLDPEIVIIGGGIAEAGDVLFNPLQEYLKSIIKFATPSFKVVKSKLGVDAFAMGAATAVLHQIFQSPGKFIEVKNY, encoded by the coding sequence ATGAAAGATAAGGGTAGTTTAAACTTAATAAGGGAAATTAATACCTCAATTATATTAGACATTCTAAAAGAAAAGGCGCCCCTTTCTAAATACGATATTTCTAAGCTTACCGGCTTAAGTGCTCCAACTGTCTCAAATATTGTAAATGATTTAGTTAAAGTTGGTTTTGTTAAAGAGACCGGTGTGGGAGAATCAATAGGAGGAAGGCCACCTTTGCTTCTTGATTTAAATTTGGAAGGCGGTTTTATTATAGGAGTTGATATAGGGTCTGATAACATAAAGGCAATTGTTGTAGACTTTTTAGGGAATATAATAGCCAAATCGGAAATACAAGTAAATCCTGATGACAGTGAATTTATTGTTTTGGATAAAATAACGCTGGCCATTTCAACTATAATTGAAAAGTCAAAAAAAGATAGGTCGCTTTTTCTTGGAATGGGAATGGGAGTAGCTGGAGAAGTAGATTCTCTTAATGGTATAATTAAGCATGCCAGCAGACTTAAATGGCATAATGTTCCATTAAAATCAATTATAGAGAACTCTTTTCGTATACCGGCTTATATAGATGAAAATGTTAAACTTCTGACCTTTGCAGAGCAGTGGTATGGTGCAGGGAAAGGCTATAATAATATTGTTTGTATAAGGGTCGGAGATGATATTGGTGCAGGTATTATAATTGACGGCAAACTTTTTAATGGAAGCAGCGGCAAGGCAGGTGTCAATATTGGCCACTTGATTGTAAAAGCCGATGGCCCCAAATGTGAATGTGGAAATTCAGGGTGTTTGCAATCATTAGTTTCGAGTAATGCAATTATATTACATGCAAGAAATTTGATAAAAACATATAAAAACAGTTCACGGGAAAGAATTAATAGTACAATGAGTAACAAAACTGCTAATATATCATTATTGGAAAACTATATGAATAACCAAGATAAGTTATCTGTAGAAATTATAGCTAAATTAGCTAGAGAAGGAGATAAAATTAGTATTCAAATAATGAATGAAACCAGCAAATATCTGGCAATTGCCATATCAAACATTGTCAATTGTCTGGACCCGGAAATTGTTATAATAGGAGGAGGTATAGCTGAAGCTGGGGACGTTTTGTTTAATCCCCTTCAGGAATACCTTAAAAGCATAATTAAGTTTGCAACTCCATCCTTTAAGGTAGTGAAATCAAAACTTGGAGTGGATGCCTTTGCAATGGGTGCAGCTACAGCAGTACTTCACCAGATTTTCCAGTCACCCGGTAAGTTTATAGAAGTAAAGAATTATTAA
- a CDS encoding amidohydrolase family protein codes for MPMEFIDSNCMLGQWKKNTGICFYTANDLISFMDKSGISRCVVFGSLAKYSHIQTGNDMLLKEIKNYDRLIPCAVAMPHHTGEFLSPEEFVKYLADNNIRAVRIFPAFHGISLYTWVWEDLFSELELRKIPVFIDFSIRHWSEEINWEQIKNFCETFPALPFVLVRMGVKADRYIYPLFKKFDSLYLETSYYIVNNGIEKMVRNFGAGRLIFGTGMPVYSPNPPIAMVCLANIKEDERDMIAGKNLMNLLEGVNFDAK; via the coding sequence ATGCCAATGGAGTTTATTGATAGTAATTGTATGTTGGGACAATGGAAAAAAAATACTGGTATATGTTTTTACACAGCAAATGATCTTATTAGTTTTATGGATAAAAGTGGAATATCACGATGCGTTGTTTTTGGCTCATTAGCTAAATACAGCCATATACAAACAGGAAACGACATGCTTCTTAAAGAAATTAAAAACTATGACAGGTTGATCCCATGTGCTGTAGCAATGCCCCATCATACGGGAGAATTTCTTTCTCCGGAAGAATTCGTAAAGTACCTCGCTGATAATAATATAAGGGCAGTAAGGATATTCCCTGCTTTTCATGGAATATCCCTTTATACCTGGGTGTGGGAAGACCTGTTTTCTGAACTTGAATTAAGGAAAATTCCAGTGTTTATAGATTTTTCAATAAGACATTGGTCTGAAGAAATAAACTGGGAACAAATCAAAAACTTTTGTGAAACCTTCCCGGCATTACCTTTCGTATTAGTAAGGATGGGTGTTAAGGCTGACAGATATATATATCCTCTGTTTAAAAAATTTGATAGCCTGTATCTAGAAACATCATATTACATTGTTAATAACGGGATAGAGAAGATGGTGCGGAACTTTGGCGCCGGTAGATTGATTTTCGGCACAGGGATGCCTGTTTACAGTCCAAACCCTCCCATTGCAATGGTATGTCTGGCAAATATTAAAGAAGATGAAAGAGACATGATAGCTGGGAAAAACCTCATGAATTTACTGGAGGGGGTTAATTTTGATGCCAAATAA
- a CDS encoding AraC family transcriptional regulator, producing MMLYKKLYGQKTFIKQFTAYFTLSIITISIIGLMIYYTAVRIIEEEAEKFHLTLINSIKNSIDNRFEEFNKLNMQLSGNRLFNKVIHMREGIDYSRISMIDFLTMFEELASFKSVNSFIDEIFVYLDNESLILTPTGKEEAEYFFNNIFEIENKDMLNLDVLQKNDKDSQIISNLKVTYLGRRYDSMAYIQGIASSYKYNKCYAASLIILTKTNSIIELLNSFNSKGDFNIYILNKKNEIVVSHGNLPYFKGNSNCYLYTGSTNVFRDKIEGLDYIIYHIPSDINELEYVAVVPLSLITQKAGYFKEIFTAVFISAIVFALIMVLLVTRKSLDPLRKIIFTILKDDDYSYSKHECRSEFEVIENCIKKLRNEKNLMQLEMQKYNYIQKNNLIINLLKGNVEYNTDQKDIFLKYGISLPYSYYKVSIFEIEYYKKENYNKANNEKDYCVMPEIILIIKEMLESVLITLKCTSYVVEMERYRIAVLMNINNSSALLDSDFVVKQPNINQILRKIKEEIEDKYDIVITVGIGNTYNIFKGINQSYEEAQKALNFKLIKGKSSVIAYNEICNRETNLHYYYPLDKELALIEGLKSAAFDKIEEILDSIIEENLKKQNPDLAIARFLFYDLQATALKALQELNLSNLDNSIVSQDLLLLNTFGEMMDYIKKMYRGICEEIKSKNESFAQSLIKDILDEIDKKCFDSNFSLNLCASKFGLSNSYLSRFFRENTGLYFSEYLNKKRIEKAKQLLAVENLTIKDIALEVGFINDVTFRRVFKKYELKTPVQYRENNCLKTRLQA from the coding sequence ATGATGCTTTATAAAAAGCTGTATGGACAAAAAACATTCATAAAACAGTTTACCGCGTACTTTACTTTGTCCATAATAACAATCTCCATAATAGGTTTAATGATATATTATACAGCAGTCCGAATTATTGAAGAAGAAGCTGAAAAGTTTCATTTAACCTTGATCAACAGTATTAAGAATAGTATCGATAATAGATTTGAAGAGTTTAACAAGCTAAATATGCAATTGAGCGGAAACAGGCTTTTTAATAAAGTAATACATATGAGAGAAGGCATAGATTACAGCAGAATTAGTATGATAGACTTTCTGACTATGTTTGAAGAACTGGCTTCCTTTAAAAGTGTGAACAGTTTTATAGATGAAATATTTGTGTATTTGGACAATGAGAGTTTAATTCTTACTCCTACCGGAAAAGAAGAAGCAGAATACTTTTTTAATAATATATTTGAAATTGAAAACAAGGATATGCTTAATTTAGATGTTTTACAAAAAAACGATAAAGATTCTCAAATAATTTCGAATCTTAAAGTTACGTATCTTGGACGCAGGTACGATTCTATGGCATATATCCAGGGTATTGCATCTTCGTATAAGTATAATAAGTGTTATGCTGCATCATTAATTATTCTTACCAAAACAAACAGTATAATTGAGTTATTAAATAGTTTTAATTCAAAAGGTGATTTTAATATATATATTTTAAACAAAAAGAATGAAATTGTTGTATCTCATGGGAATTTGCCTTACTTTAAGGGTAATAGCAATTGTTACTTATATACGGGAAGTACTAATGTTTTCAGGGATAAAATAGAAGGGCTGGATTATATAATATATCATATACCATCGGATATAAATGAGTTGGAATATGTTGCTGTAGTACCATTGAGCTTAATAACGCAAAAAGCAGGGTACTTCAAGGAAATATTTACTGCTGTATTTATTTCAGCTATAGTGTTTGCATTAATTATGGTACTACTTGTTACAAGAAAATCTCTTGACCCACTAAGAAAAATTATATTTACAATATTAAAAGACGACGATTATAGTTATTCGAAACACGAATGTAGATCGGAGTTTGAAGTTATTGAGAATTGTATTAAAAAGTTGAGAAATGAGAAAAATTTGATGCAGCTTGAAATGCAAAAGTATAACTATATTCAAAAAAATAATCTTATTATAAATTTACTGAAGGGAAATGTAGAATACAACACAGACCAGAAAGATATTTTTTTGAAGTATGGAATATCTCTACCGTACAGTTATTATAAAGTTTCTATTTTTGAAATAGAGTATTATAAAAAGGAGAATTATAATAAAGCAAATAATGAAAAGGACTACTGTGTTATGCCTGAAATTATTCTGATTATAAAAGAGATGCTGGAAAGTGTTTTAATTACCCTGAAATGCACAAGTTATGTTGTTGAGATGGAACGTTATAGAATAGCAGTACTTATGAATATTAACAACTCGTCTGCTTTGCTAGATTCTGATTTTGTAGTTAAGCAGCCCAATATAAACCAGATATTGAGAAAAATCAAGGAAGAAATAGAAGACAAGTATGATATTGTAATTACTGTAGGTATAGGAAACACTTATAATATTTTTAAAGGGATAAATCAATCATACGAAGAAGCCCAAAAAGCTTTGAACTTCAAACTTATAAAAGGTAAAAGCAGTGTTATTGCTTATAATGAAATATGTAATAGGGAAACTAACTTGCATTATTACTATCCCCTTGATAAGGAGCTTGCTTTGATAGAAGGTTTAAAGTCTGCTGCTTTTGATAAAATAGAAGAAATTCTTGACAGTATAATAGAAGAGAACCTTAAAAAACAAAATCCGGATTTGGCAATTGCGAGATTCTTGTTCTATGATCTTCAAGCAACTGCTTTAAAGGCTTTGCAGGAATTAAACCTGTCTAACCTGGACAACAGTATAGTTTCGCAGGATCTTTTGCTGTTGAATACGTTTGGAGAAATGATGGATTATATTAAAAAAATGTACAGAGGGATTTGTGAAGAAATAAAGAGCAAGAATGAGAGTTTTGCACAATCACTTATTAAAGACATACTGGATGAGATAGATAAGAAATGTTTTGATAGTAATTTTTCCCTAAATCTTTGTGCTTCAAAATTTGGCCTTTCAAATTCTTATTTGAGTAGATTTTTTAGAGAAAATACAGGCCTTTATTTTTCAGAATACCTTAACAAGAAAAGAATAGAAAAGGCAAAACAGCTATTAGCCGTTGAAAACCTGACTATTAAAGACATAGCTTTAGAAGTTGGATTTATAAATGATGTTACATTTAGAAGGGTGTTTAAAAAGTATGAGCTTAAAACACCAGTTCAATATAGGGAGAACAACTGCTTAAAAACGAGACTACAGGCCTGA
- a CDS encoding polysaccharide deacetylase family protein, with amino-acid sequence MSFYICWTIDCESCRKEVNNIDLGKRAIEGFCNILEDVGWKGTLFLMPEEIKYMPDLLIKKHEAGHELALHLHPDESGYPSGYMGTYSMEVQLEIMERAIESFEKILGIRPVSVRTGFGSANDYTFQAMYKAGLRHSSSSFPGRKLTSAASNWAGAPLFVHYANPYNRMLEGGLDIVEIPISVDWETMVWGGLHPQDLRVEFTDAKNHGFIIRKVMKRQVDEKLSLKVLVPLTHNIFDYSDPRNFRRETMERMIEEIRRFGNEIGVKLIGSTLSEAAEAYREIN; translated from the coding sequence GTGAGTTTCTACATATGCTGGACTATAGATTGTGAAAGTTGCAGAAAAGAAGTTAACAATATTGATTTGGGAAAACGTGCAATAGAAGGGTTTTGCAATATACTTGAAGATGTTGGTTGGAAGGGAACTCTTTTCTTAATGCCTGAGGAGATAAAGTATATGCCGGACCTTCTTATCAAAAAACATGAAGCTGGCCATGAACTTGCACTACATTTACACCCTGATGAGTCGGGTTATCCCAGTGGATATATGGGAACATACTCAATGGAGGTCCAACTGGAGATAATGGAAAGGGCAATTGAATCCTTTGAAAAAATACTAGGTATACGTCCTGTATCAGTTCGGACAGGTTTTGGAAGTGCAAACGACTATACTTTTCAGGCAATGTATAAAGCTGGTTTAAGGCATTCAAGTTCGTCTTTTCCTGGCAGAAAGCTGACATCAGCAGCTTCAAATTGGGCTGGGGCGCCTTTGTTTGTCCATTATGCAAACCCTTACAATAGGATGCTGGAAGGTGGACTTGATATTGTAGAGATACCTATTTCAGTAGATTGGGAAACTATGGTTTGGGGCGGTTTACACCCTCAGGATCTGCGTGTTGAGTTTACTGACGCAAAAAATCATGGGTTTATTATAAGGAAAGTTATGAAAAGGCAAGTAGATGAAAAACTTTCCTTAAAAGTCCTTGTTCCACTTACACACAATATTTTTGATTATTCGGATCCCAGGAATTTCCGCAGGGAGACAATGGAGAGAATGATAGAAGAAATTAGAAGATTTGGCAATGAAATCGGCGTAAAACTTATCGGGTCTACTTTAAGTGAAGCAGCTGAGGCTTATAGGGAAATTAATTAG
- a CDS encoding DegT/DnrJ/EryC1/StrS family aminotransferase encodes MKIRNLPWYGLGAIYEQDDIDAVLKILNPCVTEAKGFFRLPEETEFQKAFAEYEECKYASAVNSCGTGLDLALQILDIGPGDEVITTPLTFICTATCILLKGAKPVFADIDPRTYNLDPAKVEEKITERTKAVIPVHFAGLSADIEGFERLAKKYGIKVIYDSAHAVGSKYKGKKIGGFGDMSVFSFQSNKNMSTLGEGGAITTNNEEYFTRLERIKSFGFKYGPVDDVVELGSNYRMTKLQSAVGLTQLKKVDKNACIRKKFAEYLSEKLKDVEEITTPYVPEGYEHVYHLYTLLFNDEKVGKPKEEFIKILKEKYKIGVTIHYRPVYKWTVFKERGYNGDDTPITAKIMRQLFNVPVFARMQYEDFDYIAWAIKETIAELRK; translated from the coding sequence ATGAAAATCAGAAATTTACCATGGTATGGTCTTGGTGCTATATACGAGCAGGATGATATTGATGCTGTCTTGAAGATACTTAATCCTTGTGTTACAGAAGCAAAGGGATTTTTCCGTCTTCCGGAGGAAACTGAATTTCAAAAGGCTTTTGCTGAATATGAAGAGTGTAAATATGCAAGTGCAGTAAATTCCTGTGGAACAGGACTTGACCTGGCATTACAAATATTGGATATAGGACCAGGAGATGAAGTAATAACAACACCGCTTACGTTTATTTGTACTGCTACATGCATTTTACTTAAAGGAGCAAAGCCAGTATTTGCCGACATTGATCCAAGAACATATAACCTGGATCCGGCAAAGGTAGAAGAAAAAATAACTGAAAGGACTAAAGCTGTAATACCTGTACACTTTGCAGGACTATCAGCTGATATAGAAGGATTTGAAAGATTGGCAAAAAAATATGGAATAAAAGTAATATATGATTCGGCACATGCAGTAGGTTCAAAATATAAGGGCAAAAAAATTGGCGGTTTTGGCGATATGTCAGTGTTTAGTTTCCAGTCCAATAAAAATATGTCTACATTAGGAGAAGGTGGAGCTATAACAACGAATAACGAAGAGTATTTTACCAGGTTGGAAAGAATAAAGTCTTTTGGGTTTAAATACGGTCCTGTTGATGATGTGGTAGAATTGGGGAGCAATTATAGAATGACAAAACTGCAATCCGCTGTTGGGCTTACCCAGTTAAAGAAAGTAGATAAAAACGCATGCATAAGGAAAAAGTTTGCAGAATATTTAAGTGAAAAGTTAAAGGATGTAGAAGAAATAACCACACCTTATGTGCCTGAAGGTTATGAACATGTATATCATTTATATACTCTTCTTTTTAACGACGAAAAGGTAGGCAAACCTAAAGAGGAGTTTATAAAAATATTGAAAGAAAAATACAAAATTGGAGTTACAATTCACTACAGACCTGTATATAAGTGGACAGTATTCAAGGAGAGAGGATATAATGGAGATGATACTCCCATAACAGCTAAAATTATGAGACAGTTATTTAATGTGCCTGTTTTTGCCAGAATGCAGTATGAAGATTTTGACTATATTGCCTGGGCTATAAAAGAAACTATAGCTGAATTGAGAAAGTAG
- a CDS encoding acetylxylan esterase, whose translation MTVQELEQYSPSIGFYDVKDQLRSVIYKLTEEAASTGNAIRDAINNIDELEKRKAFIREKLIESLGGLPPSDTPLNPQITGVIHCNGFRIEKVIFESRPKVFVTANLYVPDGVEYPVGAVLFLCGHHERAKHEDEYQIVCQYLVRAGLVVLAQDPIGQGERFSYYEKSINSTTVRWGIYEHDYAGIQCWPVGDASARYFLHDAMRGIDYLCTRSEVDPDKIGVTGNSGGGTQTALMMICDPRIAAAAPATFITSRIAHLYTGGPADAEHIWPGMSVYGFDHEDMIISMAPKPVLVLAATSDYFPIEGTRWTVERAKRFWEMYGKIDNIELFEDNSPHKYTQSMAKKAAEFFSKHLLSRKTLPILQEDEEIRPIESSRLWCTNSGQVRGEMQGARFIYHGNCNRLDEIEKQRETIPEDQRRKMAIKWLKEKVYYNRKPCEYNCRHLMVTQVDELVVQASMWWTQEGIFNYGVLFRDYQFIGEDLPATIAVWDGGTTQIQPHIKWIRDTCNLRRAVMVLDTSGVGNILPNSFRSMPPLDFYGVIFKLVNDLMWLGDSMATLRTYDVLRAIEVVQQFPGIKKGDVHLYAYGRQGLYAQLAAALNESIKDLEVVEGIGSFTSLVKSRYYDRYDIMSIILPGMLKYFDLPDIDRWVKERKLKKGIDHVHNEFDEYEKNGDE comes from the coding sequence ATGACAGTACAGGAGCTGGAACAGTATTCACCTAGTATCGGGTTTTATGATGTAAAAGACCAGTTACGGTCTGTTATATATAAACTGACTGAAGAAGCAGCCAGTACAGGTAATGCCATCCGGGATGCAATCAATAACATAGATGAGCTTGAGAAACGAAAAGCTTTTATACGAGAAAAGCTTATAGAGTCACTGGGAGGCCTTCCTCCTAGTGACACACCTCTTAACCCGCAAATAACAGGCGTCATACATTGTAATGGTTTCAGAATAGAAAAAGTGATATTTGAGTCTCGGCCGAAGGTATTTGTAACAGCAAATCTTTATGTACCGGATGGAGTTGAATATCCAGTAGGTGCAGTGCTTTTTCTTTGCGGGCATCATGAACGGGCAAAACACGAAGATGAATATCAGATTGTATGCCAATACTTAGTACGTGCAGGATTAGTGGTGTTGGCACAAGATCCAATAGGTCAGGGTGAACGGTTCAGCTACTACGAAAAATCTATTAATAGCACAACAGTAAGATGGGGAATTTATGAGCATGATTATGCGGGGATACAATGTTGGCCTGTAGGAGATGCCAGTGCCCGTTATTTTTTGCACGATGCCATGAGGGGGATAGACTACCTTTGTACACGCTCTGAAGTTGATCCCGACAAGATAGGAGTTACTGGTAATTCAGGAGGAGGGACACAAACTGCTCTCATGATGATATGTGATCCAAGAATTGCTGCAGCAGCTCCTGCAACGTTTATAACTAGCAGAATAGCTCATTTATATACAGGGGGGCCTGCTGACGCGGAACACATATGGCCTGGAATGTCTGTATACGGTTTTGATCACGAAGACATGATTATTTCCATGGCACCAAAACCTGTTCTTGTGTTAGCGGCAACATCCGACTATTTTCCTATTGAAGGGACCAGGTGGACAGTTGAAAGAGCTAAACGGTTCTGGGAGATGTACGGGAAAATTGATAATATAGAATTGTTTGAAGATAATTCACCGCATAAGTATACTCAATCCATGGCCAAAAAAGCGGCAGAATTTTTTTCAAAGCATCTTCTAAGCAGAAAAACTTTACCTATATTACAGGAAGATGAAGAAATAAGACCAATAGAGTCTTCCCGTTTATGGTGTACAAACTCAGGTCAGGTCCGCGGTGAAATGCAGGGTGCAAGGTTTATATACCATGGGAACTGTAACCGCCTTGATGAAATAGAGAAGCAGCGGGAAACTATACCTGAAGATCAACGCAGAAAAATGGCCATAAAATGGCTAAAGGAAAAAGTCTATTATAACAGGAAACCATGTGAATATAATTGTCGTCATTTAATGGTTACCCAAGTTGATGAATTGGTTGTGCAGGCAAGCATGTGGTGGACACAAGAGGGTATATTTAACTATGGAGTTTTGTTTAGAGATTATCAATTTATTGGAGAGGATCTTCCTGCAACTATTGCTGTATGGGATGGAGGTACTACCCAAATACAACCTCATATAAAATGGATAAGAGACACTTGTAACTTAAGAAGAGCTGTAATGGTTCTTGATACATCAGGAGTAGGAAACATTTTACCTAATTCCTTCCGTTCTATGCCGCCCCTTGATTTTTACGGGGTTATATTCAAATTGGTTAATGATCTCATGTGGTTGGGTGATAGCATGGCAACCTTAAGGACATACGATGTATTGAGAGCTATTGAAGTAGTACAGCAGTTCCCGGGGATAAAAAAAGGGGATGTACATTTATATGCTTATGGACGTCAGGGTTTATATGCTCAGCTTGCAGCAGCACTTAATGAAAGCATTAAAGATCTTGAAGTAGTTGAAGGTATAGGAAGTTTTACAAGTTTGGTAAAATCACGTTATTATGATAGGTACGATATCATGAGCATTATACTCCCCGGTATGCTTAAATACTTTGATTTACCCGATATAGACAGGTGGGTTAAAGAAAGGAAGTTAAAGAAAGGAATAGATCATGTTCACAATGAATTCGATGAATACGAAAAAAATGGAGATGAATAA
- a CDS encoding DegT/DnrJ/EryC1/StrS family aminotransferase: MAKLAILNGEKAVKIDSSTASLPLVSEEAINAVVELLRKGEISTSPVVREFEKNFGDYIGAKYSLAVNSGTSSLHEALFAVGVGPGDEVIVPSFTWIFTVAPIVASHGIPVFCDVDIDTHCIDPEDIKRKITPRTKAIMVVHVWGNPANMDEIMKIAKENNLRVIEDCAHAHGTMWKGKKVGIIGDVGCYSLQGSKTLAAGEGGVLVTNNHEYYERAVALGHYERVSGLPEDSEYRKYTTSLGFKHRVHPLGIAIVNTELKYLDEKNAIRSENARYLEEGIKDIECIIPQRTYPGGVRQHSYHYARYDETKLEGVSLMTFLKALKAEGVVVGAIGYGRLHEAPLFLEKTPYGKGCPGRCPHVKVEYPTEKVSLPNTEYLREHAFMMAPRFEKPCRELLNQYIEAYHKVVRNVDELKEYEKKYGVETQDVARSGRSINLI; this comes from the coding sequence ATGGCTAAGTTAGCAATTTTAAACGGAGAAAAGGCAGTGAAAATTGATTCATCAACAGCAAGCCTGCCGCTGGTATCTGAAGAGGCAATAAATGCAGTAGTAGAACTATTAAGAAAAGGTGAAATTTCCACATCCCCGGTTGTAAGGGAATTTGAGAAAAACTTTGGAGACTACATCGGGGCAAAATATTCATTAGCTGTAAACAGCGGGACATCATCTCTCCACGAAGCGCTGTTTGCGGTAGGGGTTGGACCTGGAGATGAAGTAATAGTACCTTCCTTTACCTGGATATTTACTGTAGCTCCTATTGTTGCATCCCATGGGATACCTGTGTTTTGTGATGTAGACATTGACACTCATTGTATTGACCCTGAAGATATAAAGAGGAAAATAACTCCCAGGACAAAGGCGATAATGGTAGTCCATGTATGGGGTAATCCGGCAAACATGGATGAGATAATGAAAATAGCAAAGGAAAACAACTTGCGTGTAATTGAAGATTGTGCCCATGCTCATGGTACAATGTGGAAGGGTAAGAAAGTAGGCATAATTGGAGATGTAGGATGTTACAGCTTGCAGGGGAGCAAGACCCTGGCAGCCGGTGAAGGAGGCGTGCTGGTAACCAATAACCATGAATATTACGAAAGGGCAGTAGCGTTAGGACATTATGAACGGGTAAGCGGACTTCCGGAAGACTCGGAATACAGGAAGTATACTACGTCATTAGGATTTAAGCACAGGGTACATCCTTTAGGTATAGCAATAGTCAATACCGAATTAAAATATCTTGATGAGAAAAATGCAATAAGGTCAGAAAATGCAAGGTATCTGGAGGAAGGTATAAAGGATATAGAATGTATTATCCCTCAGAGAACATATCCGGGAGGCGTAAGACAGCATAGTTATCACTATGCCAGGTATGATGAGACTAAACTTGAAGGAGTGTCATTAATGACTTTCCTAAAAGCATTAAAAGCCGAAGGCGTGGTAGTGGGAGCAATAGGATACGGACGCCTGCATGAAGCGCCTCTCTTTCTTGAAAAGACACCTTATGGAAAGGGTTGCCCCGGGAGATGTCCTCATGTAAAAGTGGAATATCCTACTGAGAAGGTAAGCCTTCCCAATACAGAATATCTTAGAGAGCATGCATTTATGATGGCTCCAAGATTTGAAAAGCCATGCAGGGAGCTTTTAAACCAGTATATTGAAGCCTACCACAAGGTTGTAAGGAATGTAGATGAATTAAAGGAATATGAGAAGAAGTATGGTGTTGAAACCCAAGATGTAGCTAGAAGCGGAAGGAGTATAAACCTGATATAG
- a CDS encoding amidohydrolase — MPNKIREIIGKYRIIDAHGHLGYYKLFNIPDSSAEGILKTMDRVGIEKICVSSLAGLEVDYKYGNDMVADAIKSSKGRILGYACVNPFEQNDVIPELERCFDKLNMTAIKLHPDLSDCPADSKKYIPVYEFAHQRKLVIMNHSWGSAQNLRSIADKYYNIKFIQAHYGSAWDGNQELEILKAIRDLDNVWLDTAGSGCYLGAFEKTVDFLGADKIVFGSDFPFFDPCHQLGNVVLSNISEEDKVKILSINFLKLVNII, encoded by the coding sequence ATGCCAAATAAAATACGGGAAATTATAGGAAAGTATAGGATAATAGATGCTCATGGACACCTGGGGTATTATAAGTTGTTTAACATTCCTGACAGTAGTGCTGAAGGTATATTAAAAACCATGGACAGGGTAGGAATTGAAAAAATTTGTGTTTCCTCTCTCGCAGGGCTGGAAGTGGATTATAAGTATGGAAATGATATGGTAGCTGATGCAATAAAATCATCAAAAGGAAGAATTTTAGGCTATGCGTGCGTCAATCCTTTTGAACAAAATGATGTAATACCTGAACTTGAAAGGTGTTTTGATAAACTCAATATGACTGCAATCAAACTACATCCTGACTTAAGTGACTGTCCGGCAGACAGCAAGAAGTATATACCTGTATATGAATTTGCACACCAAAGAAAACTGGTGATAATGAACCACTCATGGGGTTCTGCACAAAACTTACGTTCTATTGCAGACAAATACTATAATATAAAATTTATACAAGCCCATTATGGGTCTGCATGGGATGGAAATCAGGAACTCGAAATCTTAAAAGCAATACGGGATTTAGATAATGTATGGTTGGATACAGCCGGATCGGGATGCTATTTGGGAGCTTTTGAAAAAACAGTTGATTTTCTTGGTGCTGATAAAATAGTATTTGGTAGCGACTTTCCATTTTTTGACCCTTGCCACCAGCTTGGAAATGTTGTACTTTCGAATATAAGTGAGGAGGATAAGGTAAAAATATTAAGCATTAATTTTCTTAAATTAGTAAATATTATTTAA